GCCGACTATATGGGCATGCTTGGCACGGTCATGAATGCGCTGGCGCTCCAGGACTTCCTCGAGCAGGCGGGCGCGGCAACGCGCGTTCAGTCCGCCATCGCCATGACTCAGGTCGCCGAGCCCTACATTCCGCGCCGCGCAGAGCGCCACATGGAGAAGGGCCGCGTCGTCATCTTCGGCGCCGGAGCGGGTCTTCCGTACTTCTCCACCGACACCGTCGCGGCACAGCGCGCACTCGAGATCGGGGCGACCGAGGTTCTCGTTGCGAAGAACGGTGTCGACGGCGTCTACACGGCCGACCCCAAGAAGGACGCGACGGCCACCAAGATCGACTCCATCACGTATCTCGACGCTCTGCAGCGCGGGTTGAAGGTCGTCGACTCGACCGCCTTCAGCCTGTGCATGGACAACCGCATGGACATGCGCGTCTTCGGTATGGAGCCCGCCGGCAACGTCACTCGTGCGCTTCTCGGCGAGACGATCGGCACGCTCGTGACCGCATGAGTGACGTCGAGTCGTCGCAAGTAGACTTTCCCTATTCCCCTCACGCGAAGGAGACACTGTGATCGCGGACGTCTTGGCTGAAACCGGAGCGCGTATGGATCGCGCCGTCGAGGCAGCGAAGGAGGATTTCGCGACGGTGCGCACGGGCCGTGCGAACCCCCAGCTGTTCCAGAAGATCCTCGTCGACTACTACGGTTCCCCGACTCCGCTCGCTCAGCTGGCTTCGATCAACAACCCGGAAGCACGCACGCTGATCATCACGCCGTACGACAAGTCGGCGCTGAAGGCGATCGAGCAGGCCATCCGTGACCTCCCGAACCTCGGTGTGAATCCGACGAACGACGGCAACATCGTCCGCATCACGATGCCCGAGCTGACGCAGGAGCGTCGCAAGGAGTACGTCAAGCTCGTGCGCACGAAGGGCGAAGACCACAAAGTGCACCTCCGCGGCATCCGTCGCAAGTCCAAGGACGAGCTCGATGCCCTCAAGTCCGACGTGGGCGAAGACGAGCTGGTCCGTGCCGAGAAGGAACTCGATGCACTCACGCGTGCCCACGTCGACGCGATCGACGACGCGCTCAAG
This genomic stretch from Microbacterium sp. SLBN-146 harbors:
- the frr gene encoding ribosome recycling factor, which gives rise to MIADVLAETGARMDRAVEAAKEDFATVRTGRANPQLFQKILVDYYGSPTPLAQLASINNPEARTLIITPYDKSALKAIEQAIRDLPNLGVNPTNDGNIVRITMPELTQERRKEYVKLVRTKGEDHKVHLRGIRRKSKDELDALKSDVGEDELVRAEKELDALTRAHVDAIDDALKRKEAELLEV
- the pyrH gene encoding UMP kinase, with protein sequence MIDEATGRRRVLLKLSGEAFGGGQLGVNPDIVSQIAREIAEAVGRVEIAIVVGGGNFFRGAELSQRGMDRGRADYMGMLGTVMNALALQDFLEQAGAATRVQSAIAMTQVAEPYIPRRAERHMEKGRVVIFGAGAGLPYFSTDTVAAQRALEIGATEVLVAKNGVDGVYTADPKKDATATKIDSITYLDALQRGLKVVDSTAFSLCMDNRMDMRVFGMEPAGNVTRALLGETIGTLVTA